In Spirosoma sp. KUDC1026, the sequence AACAACGCGAACTTCCTCCTGAACGTCGGCCCCATGCCGAACGGGAAAATCCAGCCTGAGTTCGTTACTACCCTGGCCGAGATGGGGCAGTGGATGCAGCAGAACGGCGAAACGGTTTACGGTACCCGCGGTGGCCCGATCAGCGCCCACGACTGGGGCGTTACGACAGCTAAAGGAAACAAAGTCTATGTCCACATCATAGACTGGCCCGACCGTCAGCTTAGCCTACCTGCCCTGTCCGGCAAAATCCGCTCGGCCAAACTCTTCTCCGACAAAAGTCCGGTGAAAATCAGCCAGTCGCCGGAGGGCGTTATCCTGACGCTGGCCGGTGCCCCATCTCCCGACGCCATCGATACAATTATTGAACTGGAGATGGCTGGGGAGACTGTGAAGAAATAGAAATTAAGGTCTCTTTTTGGACCGAAATAGTTTCATTTCCTGAACAGGTGCATATAATTTTACGGATTATATGCACCTGTTCATTTGTTTATGAAGCACCTGTTTACCCTCTTTTTCTCTTTCCTCTTTTTTTTCTTTTCCCACGCTCAATCCGTCGTTTACGTTACGCAAAATGGCTCCGGCAATCAGTCGGGCGGCTCCTGGAGCGACGCTCTGCCCGGCCCCCAACTTCAGACTCGTTTAGCTTCGGCAGCCGCCGGAACTCAGTTCTGGCTTGCTTCGGGAACCTACAAACCAACCACCGGAACAGATCGCTCGATCAGCTTTTCAATCCCCTCGGGTGTTCAGGTTTATGGCGGTTTTGCGGGCAGTGAGGCCAGTCTGGCCAACCGGACGCTCACCAGTCCCTCCAGCACTACGTTGTCGGGAGACATTGGTTCGGCCAATGACAACAGTGACAATACGTACCATGTTGTTCGTATGACGAACGTATCAGCAAGCACGCGCCTGGATGGTTTGATAATTACAGGGGGGAATGCTAATGTTTCTAGTATGAGCGAAGAGAGCGTGGGGGGAGGTATTTATCACAGAAACAATCAAAGTAGTGTTGAAAGCTCTTCAGTAATTACCAACTGCTATATTATTAATAATAGAGCAGGTTACGGTGGTGGTGTAGAAAACAATGGCACTTCTAATGCTCAAGGAAATTTAACTTTTACTAATTGTACATTCAAAAACAATTCAGCTACGGGAGGTGATGGAGGAGCTTTACACTCTATAACAGGCAATGGCCGTTTGGCCGTAAGGTTGGAGAATTGCCTATTTGAAAACAACACTGCCCCTTTTCATAATGGTGGTGCTATTGCCAGTATGGGTAGTAACGATGCAAAGGGTATAGTTAACACAATACTCAAGAATTGTACGTTCACCCAAAATAGCGCCAAAAGTGGCGGAGCTATTCTGTTGGCAGGTTTCTTCGGTCAGTCAACTGCACTGATTAGTGGTTGTACATTTTACCGAAACGCAGCTCAATATAATGGTGGAGCTATTATCAGTGTTGGCTACTATGGTGGTATAGCCAATTCAAAACTCGAAAACTGTCTATTTGCTTTCAACTCAGCTTCTACGGGCGGAGCAATTAATAGTGATGGTGATCATGGTATTTGTAATGCTGAATTAAAGAATTGTACAATAGCTTATAATTACCTCGTCTTGCCAGATAATAATGTTGACAATGGCAGTGGAGCTTTGAGTAATGCTAACTCATCCGGCACCTGTTCATCAAAGCTTACGAACTGCTTACTCTGGGAAAATAGCACTCGCTATGCACTAAACCGTACTGGTATACTAAATGAAGGAACCGTTACTGTAACTGTAAACTACTCCAACATCCAAGGCGGCTTTGCTGGTACGGGAAATATAGACGCTGACCCACAGTTTGTGGACGCGGCCAATGGCGATTACCGACTAAAAGCGGGCAGCCCCGCCATTAACGCTGGTGATCCGGGCAGTACCGCTACTACTGTATCGGATAAAGATCTGGCGGGGAATCCACGTATCGCGCAGGACCGCATCGATATGGGGGCGTATGAGTTTCAGGTTACTTCTCAGAACAACGCCGACCTGAGCCTGAACTTACGCGTTAATAGCCGGACGAGTAATCTTAACCAGCCCGTTACGTATCGCCTGACAGTCACCAATGAAGGCCCCACCACCGCCACTAACGTCGTCTGGCAGAACCGCCTACCCGATAATCTGGTGTATGTAGGAGGTAGTAATCTCTCACTCAATAATGGCGTGCTCAGTGGTCAACTGGCATCACTGGCAGCGGGTACCTCCACTACGTTTACCTATCAGTTGCAGCCTAGTCAACCGGGGCAGTACCGTAACGCAGCCCAGATCATTGCGGCAGACCAACCTGATCCGGATAGCCAGCCGAACTCCGGTACGGGCGATGGTCAGGATGATACGTCGATGGACGATTTCCGGGCAGGCGGTGGCACCGCTGTGTACGCTTCGGCCAATCCGAATCAGACCCCGTTGCCCAACGTTCAATCTAACCAGCCCACGTCTGATCCCGCCAAAGCCGATTTGAGCCTGACGATGTTTGTGTCGAACCGGACGCCAAAAGTTGGCGAAGTCATCACCGTTTCGATTATCGTTAGCAACGCGGGCGGGCTTCCGGCTACTGGTGTTACGGTTCAACTGATCCTGCCAAACGGCGTAACGTTCGTTTCGGGCAGCGAGGTTAGTCAGTTCGGTACTCTTGGCGTGAACGCATCGGTAACACGCACACTACAGGTACGAATCGCTGGCGAGGGCCCTGTAACGCTGCGAGCAGAACTATCAAACAGCGATCAGCCCGACCCCGACAGTCGCCCCAACTCGGGACCCGATGGCGAGGACGACACAGCCACCGTTGACCTGCGCGTACAACCTGCTCTGTAATCCTTCGTTGACTCACTAGAACGGCGCAAGATGGCTCTCAAACAGCCATCTTGCGCCGTTTCTTGTTTACTGGTTGTATTTACTGCTTTATAGGATATGCTAACCCGCCTGATTCCTTCTACCAAAGAAGCCTTACCCGTTGTGGGACTGGGCACTTGGCAAACATTTGACGCGGCTACACCCGCCGAAAAAGAACCGCTGAAACAGGTTTTACAAACGCTGCATCAGTCTGGCGGTACGTTGATTGATAGCTCGCCTATGTATGGTCGCTCCGAAGCCGTAGTTGGTGAATTGACCGATGGGTCAGGGTTAGACAACCAGTTTTTCTACGCCACTAAAGTCTGGACGCGGGGCCGGGAAGCTGGTATTCAGCAGATGAACGAGTCGTTTAAACTGATGCGCCGGTCAAAGATGGACCTCATGCAGATTCATAACCTCGTCGACTGGAAAACGCATCTGGCTACGCTGAACGACTGGAAAGCCGCCGGTAAGATTCGATACATCGGTATTACGCATTATACAGACTCCATGCACGACGAGCTGGAGCAGATTCTGTCGAAGACACCCATTGATTTTGTCCAGTTCAATTATTCCATTGTTTCCCGCAATGCCGAGAAACGGCTGTTACCTGCAGCCGCCGATCATGGTGTTGCCACGCTGATTAACCGTCCTCTGGGCGAAGGTGGTCTGTTTGCCAAAGTGCGCGGAAAGTCACTTCCCGACTGGGCGAAGGAATACGCCGTTGAGAGTTGGGGGCAGTTCTTTCTCAAGTTTCTCATTTCGCACCCGGCCGTTACGTGCGTCATTCCCGGTACCAGCAAACCCAACCACATGGCCGACAACGCCCGGGCGGGTATTGGCCCCCTACCCGACGTAAAAACGCGGGAGAAAATGGCGGGGGTAATAGCCGCCCTGTGAGTACGCTAGTAGGCAGATCAACAGGAGTCTGAAACGGCTTCAACCAGATAATTAGATAAATAAACCTTCTGGCTCAAAGTTGGTAATTACAGAAAACAAACTGCTCAACGACCATGAAAACTCCTGAAATACTCGACAAACTGAACGTATTTGATCGTGAAGCCGCTCCAGTTGAAAAACTGGGTAAAGCAGTGGGTATCGGCCTGTTAGCTGGCCTGGCCGGAACAGTCGCGATCACCATCTCGCAGGCGATCGAGATGAAAATTACGGGCCGTGAACCCAGCAGTACGCCAGTCGATGCCGCTTCCAAAGTATTCGACACGAATCTGGCGAAAGAAGCCAATACGGATAAACAAATAGCCTCGCAGGGGGTCCACTGGGCCTACGGGACCAGTTGGGGTCTGGCGCGGGCTGTGCTGGGGCTGGCAGGCGTAACGGGAGCGCCAGCGACACTGGCTCATTTTGCCGCCGTCTGGGGGGCCGAACTGGTTATGCTGCCCAGCCTAAAACTGGCCCCACCCATCACCGAAGAAGAGCCAAAGGCAATTGGTATTGATGTCGTCCACCACGCCGTTTATGCATTGGCCGCCGGCCTGGTGTACGATGCTTTCGACAAATCGAAATAATTTTTTGACAGGATGAACAGGATTGGCAGGATTTGATTTTTATCCTACCAATCCTGTTCATCCTGTCAGAAAATCAGAAACCAATCTTTCCTTTACGGCTATTCGGTTTCTGGTCGGTCGCCCAGTCGCGCATCTCGGCCAGTTCTTTTTCGAAACCACCCGACAGGATCGGGAAACGGCACCACGACCGAGGATCGAGGTTGTGATCATCCAGGTGGAACGACGGCGCATACCGCTCACGCTTCCACTGGTTCCGACTCCAGAGCTTGAAGAACCGCTCCACCCAGACCAGCAGCATATCCCGGTCGTACTGCCCGGCGTAACGTACCTCAATCTGCTTCAGCACCTCAACGGGCGGCTGCTTGTCGCGAATGGCGGCAAGCTCGATTGAGTTCAGAACGTCGTAGGGCATCAGATCGTCTTCGTCGGTCTGCTTCCGATCCAGCGGACGTAACTCCGCCGTTGGTTGTAAGTTATTGACGGCGTGCAGGCCGCTAATTTTAATGAGTCGATCGGGCACTTCGGATGCGGCAGCCAGACTGGTACGATCTGTCGGCTCCGGCGCATTCTTTACGTTGAGACCCACGTTTTCCAGCCAGCGCAGCCAGCCCCGCAGGAAGTGCTTGTCGATACCGGTAATCGGGCTAATACTACCGGCCGTATCGCCATCCATCGTCGCGTAACCAACGGCCGCTTCCGAACGGTTCGACGTACTAAGCAGCAGGGCATTATTAATATTGGCCAGCATCCAGATACTTGGGGCGCGTACCCGCGCCTGAATATTTTGCAGCGCCAGATCGTCGGTATCCCATGATAATTCCCGGCCAAGCTGCTGTTCGATCAAACCCCGATACGTTTCGACCAGGCCGTTAATGTTAATATTCAAAAACTTGGCACCAATGGCCTCGGCCAGTTCTTTCGCCGAATTGAACGTATCGTCCGACGAGTTCTCGGTTCCCTGGTACATCACCGTCAGCAGTTTACCAACAACTTCTTCGGCTGTTGTGCAATCCTGAATAGCTTTGATATAGGTCAGTTTTTTCTTGACGCCATCGAGCCCCAGGTTCTCGACTGCCATCCGAATCATGAGGTAGACCGTGGCCGCAATGGCCGACGAATCGGCCCCACCCGATAGCGACAGTACGTAGCCCTGCGATCGGCTTTTACGCAGGTAGTCGAACAGACCCAGCGCTACGGCCCGGGCAAATTCTTCTTCTTTCAGGTAGCCCCCCCGCTCCCAGGCTTCGAGTTCGGGATGCTGAATCACGGGGGCAATATCCGGCCAGTCGAACGTATTGGTTACGCGCAGATTCGGGTACGCCAGCGCCAGATTTCCCCGGTTCTGAATTTGGTTCAGCCGGGTGGCTTCTACATCAACAACGGCCGGAACGATCACGAAATCTTCGTAACTCAGCCGCGCCCCCGACACGATCAAGTCTCCGTTGGAGGCCACCATCGCATCGCCGTCGTAAATAGCCCGGCCCGCTTCGTTACCCAGCAAATTGGCATAGACGTAGCTCACGCCAAATGCCCGCGACGCGTCGACCACGAATCGCTCGCGCACCTGCGATTTTAAAAACGCAAAGTGACTGGCTGTTGGGTTCAGGATTATGTCTACGCCACGTTCATACAAAATCCGGCCGGGCCGGTTGGCAATCCAGGCATCTTCGCAGATTTCAAACCCGATCCGAATACCGGACAGATCAAAGACAACATCCCCAAATGGATACATGAACTCACCAATCTTGATCTCATCCCGGACGTAGGGCGTCCAGGGCTGGAACCAGCGCGATTCATAGTGGATACCGTTGTTGGCCATGTACTGCTTCACGGCAAAACCCTGAATTCGCTTGTTGGCAATCAGGCAGGCTACGTCAAACAGGCGGTTATTGTGGCGCAGTGGCAAACCCAGTGCCACTGCGATATCATTCGTGTGTTCGACAATCTCCAGAAGTGATGCAATCGACTGATCGACGGTGTTCTGGGCGAAGAATGCATCTTCGCAGCCATACCCCGAAATACAAAGCTCGGGCAGACACAGCAAGCTTATCTTTTGGCGTTGTGCTTCCTCGATAGCGTTGATGATGTTCTGTTTATTATGCTCCCAGTCAAGCGGGGTCTGGTTGAGTACACCAGCAGCTACTTTGAGTAGTTTCATGGACAATGATGAATGAGTGAATGAGTGAATGAGCGAATGATTTTGCTCCCACTATCGATTGTTCAGTTTTATGGATAACAACGATGAACGGGAAATGGGTTTAGGTGGTGACATTTAGAGTTGTAATAGTACTCATTGCCAACACCCTGCAATAAACAGAACTATTTCATACTACTATTTGTCATAAAATCTAACAAATAGTACCACTATATGATTGAACGCCGTTCGTACGCAGCTCTGTTAGCGCATTTACCGAAACGCCAGGCAACCGTGATTACTGGCCTGCGCCGGGTAGGCAAAACAACTGCTGCCCGCTATCTGCTCAGCAAGGTAACGCACGAAAACGTACTGTATCTTGATCTGGAAAAAGCTGAAAATCGATTACTGTTCAATCAACCCCTTTATGGCGATATCGAAACAGGACTGCGTACCCTCGGCTTGAACCTCGACCAGCCAGCCGTTTTAGCGCTTGATGAAGTACAGTTGGTAGCTGCGGTGCCCAGCGTAGTTAAATACTTATATGATACATACAGTATCAAGTTTATTCTGACGGGCTCAAGTTCGTATTACCTCAAGAATCACTTCACCGAAAGTCTGGCTGGCCGGAAGCGTATTTTTGAACTCTATCCGCTTGACTTTAGCGAATATCTCGCTTTCCGCGAATACAAGCCGGCACAGTATCAGCCCCTGGCTTGTAAATCTGTCAATACTACAGCCTATGCCCTGTTCCGGTCAGATTACGAACAGTTTATCAGGTTTGGCGGCTTTCCAGAAGTTGTTCAGGCCGAGACCAATGACGACCGAATTGCGTATCTAAAAGATATTGTTAACGCTTATGTAGAGTTAGACATCAAACTGCTGTCAGATTTCAGTGTAAGCGATGATCTATACAAACTATGCCAGCTCCTGGCAGTCCATACGGGTAGTCGGCTCGACGCAAGTAAGCTCAGTAGTATTCTGGCTATTAATCGCCACAAAGTAACGGATTACCTTAACCTGTTTGAATACACCTATTTCATTCAGCGGATTCCGGCCTTTACCACCAATATAGACCGGGAAATATCATTACAAAAGAAAGTTTATCTGGCTGATACGGGTTTGTTGGCCGTGTTAGGGCAAGTCAGCAGTGGCCAGCAATTTGAAAACGCAATAGCGATTCAGTTGGCCCGACTTGGCCAGGTTAGTTATTATCAGCGACGTAGTGGGCAGGAGATAGATTTTATCTTGAACCAGCAGGTAGCGATTGAGGTAAAGGAAACTCCGACGCCATACGATTTAAACGTACTGGCAGATCGGGCTTCATCAATTGGCTTGTCGGAGCGATGGCTCGTTGGCAGAAAGGCCCCGGGCAACCCATTTGACGATTGGTACTGGGGGGGCAATCTGATAACGACGTAAATGCAGTCGCCTTCTTCTTGATTACGCTTTTGTTAAAACCCACACGCAGGCTGTCAACTCCCTGACAGAGTTCGTATTTTTGTCTGTACTTGTTCGACCGATAGACGTATGGATAATCGACGGGAGTTTTTGAAGAAAGCGGCCTTGCTGGCCGGAAGTGCGGGTCTGCTGGATAGTTTACCCGAATCGATTCAGAAAGCGCTTTCCATTGCTCCGGCGCCCGGCAGTACGTATCTCGACGCCGAACATGTCGTTATTCTGATGCAGGAAAACCGGTCGTTCGACCACTGTTACGGTACCCTGCGGGGCGTTCGGGGTTTCAACGATCCACGAGCCATTACGCTCCCTAACCAGAACAAAGTCTGGCTACAGACCAATGCCGCCGGTAAAACCTACGCGCCTTTTCGGCTGAATCTGAAAGACACGAAGGCGACCTGGATGAGTTCGCTGCCCCATTCGTGGACGAATCAGGTTGATGCCCGTAACGACGGCAAATACGACCGCTGGCTGGACACCAAAGCTTCCGGTCACACCGACTACGCGCACATGCCCCTGACGCTGGGGTATTATGACCGGGAGGACATTCCATTTTATTACGCACTAGCCGATGCGTTTACGGTCTGTGACCAGCATTTCTGCTCGTCGCTAACGGGGACCACACCCAACCGCTCTTACCTCTGGAGCGGCACCATCCGGGAAGATACCAACGCTCCCGCCCGTGTTCGCAACGAGGAACTTGACTATGACCACCTGGCGAGCTGGCCTACTTTTCCGGAACGGCTGGAAGATAACGGAATTTCCTGGCGGGTGTACCAGAATGAGATCAACCTGTCGAGCGGTCTGACGGGTGACGAGGATTCGTGGCTGGCTAATTTTTCGGATAACCCCCTCGAATGGTTTTCGCAGTACAATGTCAAAGCGGCTGCCAGCTACCGACAATTCCGCGCTGATCAGCTTCAGAAGCTGCCCGGCGAGATCAAGGCATTAGAAGAGAAAATCAACACGCTACCGGAAACGACGCCCGAAGGCAAGAGTACCCGACGCGCCCTTCGGCAAAAGAAAGAGCAACTAGCCTACCTGACCAAAGAGGCCAGTCAGCCAACGAAAACCGTTGATCAGCTCTCGCCCCGCGAGCAGGCGCTCCATCGTAATGCGTTCGCCACGAACAGCGGTGATCCGGCTTACCGGCAACTCAGTACGTTTACGTACCAGGACGGTACAGAAACCCGTACCACTACGTTACCCAAAGGCGACATTCTGCATCAGTTCCGCACGGATGTCGAAACGGGTATGTTACCTACTGTCTCCTGGGCAATCGCGCCGGAAAACTTCTCAGATCATCCAAGTGCCCCCTGGTACGGTGCCTGGTACCTGTCGGAGATGCTCGACATTCTGACCAAAAATCCGGAGGTCTGGAAAAAGACAATCTTTATCCTGACCTACGACGAAAACGACGGTTACTTCGACCATGTACCGCCTTTCGTGGCTCCCCACCCCGACCGCCCAGAAACGGGTCTGACCTCTAAAGGCATCGACACCCGCAATGAGCACGTAACGCAGGAGCAGGAAATGGCTCGCCCGGTGAAAGACCCGAAAACGAGTTCGCGCGCCAGTGCCATCGGGTTGGGCTACCGGGTGCCACTAGTCATCGCATCGCCCTGGAGCCGGGGTGGCTACGTCTGCTCAGAGGTGTTCGACCATACGTCGGTGCTCCAGTTTCTGGAAGGTTTCCTGAGCCATAAACGCAACAAAGACATTCGCGAAACCAACATCAGCGACTGGCGGAGAACCGTTTGCGGTGACCTGACCTCCGTATTCCGCCCCTACAACGGCGAGTCAATCGCCATGCCGACGTTTGTCGCCAAAGACCCGTTTATTAAAAGCGTTCACAAAGCGAAATTCAAGGACGTGCCCAGCAATTTCCGGGCACTGAGCGAAGACGAAATCCAGCAGGTTAATCAGCAAAAGAGCCCGGCGCTGTTGGCTCGTCAGGAAAGCGGCACGCGTCCCGCGAACGCCCTCCCCTACGAACTTGCCGCCGACGGCAAATTAAGCACCGACAAAAAAGCGTTTCAACTTACCCTGTCGGCCCGTAACAAACGGTTTGGTAAAGCCTCGGCCGGGTCGCCGTTTATGGTGTACGATATGAACACCCACTCAGTACGCGACTATGCCGTTTCGCCCGGTGATGCGCTGACCGATACCTGGCCAGTTGCCAACGGCAGCACGTATCATTTCCGGGTATACGGTCCCAATGGCTTTTTCCGGGAGTTCATGGGTAAACCAGCCAGTTCGTCGATACAGATCCAGTGCGATGATTTACTGCTGACGCCTAAACGGGTTGCCGGTTTGACGTTTACCTTGACCGGGCCAGCCGACAGCGTCGTTACCATCGTCGACAACGCTTACCAATACGGCTCGCAGGAAAAAATGCTTGGTACTAAATCTGCCTCGCTTCAATTCAACCTGGCTAGTACACAGGGCTGGTATGATTTCAGCATACGGGTTGATGGTGATACTACGTTCGAGCAGCGGTATGCTGGCCGGGTGGAAACGGGTGCGGCCAGTATCAGCGATCCGGTGATGGGTATTGTATTTACGACGTAGCGATTGCTCACAGAACATCGCTATGTGTTCTTTCATGCAAAAACGTCTTCTTTTCGTACCTCCTGATATACAGGCCCGAAAGACGTTAGGTAGTTAGCGTATGAAACAGGTAATGGAGATATTGCCAGCCCGTACTGGAGTAAAAATGTAGCTTCTAGTTCAGCAATACGACGAATTTCAGCATAGGTATCTACCTGCTCGTCGGTTAACACGACCATCAGATCAATGTCTGACTCGTTATTATAGTCACCACGAGCACAGGAACCGTATAGCACAACATCGCGTAGCCGATCGCCATACAGCACCAGCAAAGCATCTTTAAACTCGTGAATAATAGACTCAACAGCTGGGTTGATCATACTACTAAAATAACGTATCTCCTTACATTCTGTCAAGTTTTACTCATGCAGCGTGGGTGCTGGCAATTGCCCTGACTGCACTTCCAGCCGATCAACCTCAACTTGATACCGCTTTCTGAAATACAAAAACGACGTAATCACCAAACCGCTGTAAAGCACCGCCAGTATGTAGGCTCCATTGACAAAGAAGTCGAGGTAGCTGATGGACGCGTGCCCGAAGTTCTTGTACAGAAGTACCGCCACACTACCCATATAGCCATAGTAATCGGCCAGCGTTACGATGAAGCCTACCGTGCTCACGTAACGAAAGGAAGCGACTAAACGCTCAAAATACAGACCGTTGCAGGGTACATACCCCATGTAAAGCCCCAGGCCTGTCAGCAGGAACCAGGTGCCGGTTGTCAGCAGCCCTATACTATACGCCCAGGTGCTGAACCCAACCAGCAGACCACCGAGCAGCATGATTCCGTTCAGCAGCGCAAACGCCCGAAAATTGTTTGTCACCCGTTGTAGCAACGCCATCACGACCAGCACACCCACGGCGACCAACGTTTCGGTCTTCGCGAAAATACCCGGATTTGATACCCCTGCATCCTTCAGAATTTCAGGGCCGAAGTTGTCGCGAAAGTCGCGGAAAGCCGACAGTACTACGTAGGAGATTAACAGCAACACCAGCCCCGGTCCGAAGTTGCGCACGAACGCTTTCCGTTCACCGGCGTTCATCGGTTTACGCTCAGTACGTAACGCCTGATCCTCGGCCGTCGGCGGGGGTAATAAGGTCAGCGCGTACACGGAGAGCAGCAGCGGCACCACAAACAACCCTCCCGTTACGAATGGCAGCCAGAACTCCGAGACACCCCAGTCGGCACGGATCGTCAGCGCTACGGTTTTGACAAAACCCGACGCGAAGATGAACGAAGCCGTCAGCCCTGCCACCAGCGCATCGGTCTGCCGACGACCTTCCAGAAAGCCCAGCATAATACCGTATACCATGCCGAGCGGCAAGCCGTTCAGGAAGAGAAAAACAATGTTCCAGGGAGCAGGTACCAGGGCAAAGCCCAGTAGGGCCAGCTCCGACAAACCAATGAACAGCAGAAGGTTCAGCGCCCGGCGTCCCGGCGACAT encodes:
- a CDS encoding DUF11 domain-containing protein translates to MKHLFTLFFSFLFFFFSHAQSVVYVTQNGSGNQSGGSWSDALPGPQLQTRLASAAAGTQFWLASGTYKPTTGTDRSISFSIPSGVQVYGGFAGSEASLANRTLTSPSSTTLSGDIGSANDNSDNTYHVVRMTNVSASTRLDGLIITGGNANVSSMSEESVGGGIYHRNNQSSVESSSVITNCYIINNRAGYGGGVENNGTSNAQGNLTFTNCTFKNNSATGGDGGALHSITGNGRLAVRLENCLFENNTAPFHNGGAIASMGSNDAKGIVNTILKNCTFTQNSAKSGGAILLAGFFGQSTALISGCTFYRNAAQYNGGAIISVGYYGGIANSKLENCLFAFNSASTGGAINSDGDHGICNAELKNCTIAYNYLVLPDNNVDNGSGALSNANSSGTCSSKLTNCLLWENSTRYALNRTGILNEGTVTVTVNYSNIQGGFAGTGNIDADPQFVDAANGDYRLKAGSPAINAGDPGSTATTVSDKDLAGNPRIAQDRIDMGAYEFQVTSQNNADLSLNLRVNSRTSNLNQPVTYRLTVTNEGPTTATNVVWQNRLPDNLVYVGGSNLSLNNGVLSGQLASLAAGTSTTFTYQLQPSQPGQYRNAAQIIAADQPDPDSQPNSGTGDGQDDTSMDDFRAGGGTAVYASANPNQTPLPNVQSNQPTSDPAKADLSLTMFVSNRTPKVGEVITVSIIVSNAGGLPATGVTVQLILPNGVTFVSGSEVSQFGTLGVNASVTRTLQVRIAGEGPVTLRAELSNSDQPDPDSRPNSGPDGEDDTATVDLRVQPAL
- a CDS encoding aldo/keto reductase, which gives rise to MLTRLIPSTKEALPVVGLGTWQTFDAATPAEKEPLKQVLQTLHQSGGTLIDSSPMYGRSEAVVGELTDGSGLDNQFFYATKVWTRGREAGIQQMNESFKLMRRSKMDLMQIHNLVDWKTHLATLNDWKAAGKIRYIGITHYTDSMHDELEQILSKTPIDFVQFNYSIVSRNAEKRLLPAAADHGVATLINRPLGEGGLFAKVRGKSLPDWAKEYAVESWGQFFLKFLISHPAVTCVIPGTSKPNHMADNARAGIGPLPDVKTREKMAGVIAAL
- the nadE gene encoding NAD(+) synthase gives rise to the protein MKLLKVAAGVLNQTPLDWEHNKQNIINAIEEAQRQKISLLCLPELCISGYGCEDAFFAQNTVDQSIASLLEIVEHTNDIAVALGLPLRHNNRLFDVACLIANKRIQGFAVKQYMANNGIHYESRWFQPWTPYVRDEIKIGEFMYPFGDVVFDLSGIRIGFEICEDAWIANRPGRILYERGVDIILNPTASHFAFLKSQVRERFVVDASRAFGVSYVYANLLGNEAGRAIYDGDAMVASNGDLIVSGARLSYEDFVIVPAVVDVEATRLNQIQNRGNLALAYPNLRVTNTFDWPDIAPVIQHPELEAWERGGYLKEEEFARAVALGLFDYLRKSRSQGYVLSLSGGADSSAIAATVYLMIRMAVENLGLDGVKKKLTYIKAIQDCTTAEEVVGKLLTVMYQGTENSSDDTFNSAKELAEAIGAKFLNININGLVETYRGLIEQQLGRELSWDTDDLALQNIQARVRAPSIWMLANINNALLLSTSNRSEAAVGYATMDGDTAGSISPITGIDKHFLRGWLRWLENVGLNVKNAPEPTDRTSLAAASEVPDRLIKISGLHAVNNLQPTAELRPLDRKQTDEDDLMPYDVLNSIELAAIRDKQPPVEVLKQIEVRYAGQYDRDMLLVWVERFFKLWSRNQWKRERYAPSFHLDDHNLDPRSWCRFPILSGGFEKELAEMRDWATDQKPNSRKGKIGF
- a CDS encoding ATP-binding protein, which codes for MIERRSYAALLAHLPKRQATVITGLRRVGKTTAARYLLSKVTHENVLYLDLEKAENRLLFNQPLYGDIETGLRTLGLNLDQPAVLALDEVQLVAAVPSVVKYLYDTYSIKFILTGSSSYYLKNHFTESLAGRKRIFELYPLDFSEYLAFREYKPAQYQPLACKSVNTTAYALFRSDYEQFIRFGGFPEVVQAETNDDRIAYLKDIVNAYVELDIKLLSDFSVSDDLYKLCQLLAVHTGSRLDASKLSSILAINRHKVTDYLNLFEYTYFIQRIPAFTTNIDREISLQKKVYLADTGLLAVLGQVSSGQQFENAIAIQLARLGQVSYYQRRSGQEIDFILNQQVAIEVKETPTPYDLNVLADRASSIGLSERWLVGRKAPGNPFDDWYWGGNLITT
- a CDS encoding phosphocholine-specific phospholipase C — encoded protein: MDNRREFLKKAALLAGSAGLLDSLPESIQKALSIAPAPGSTYLDAEHVVILMQENRSFDHCYGTLRGVRGFNDPRAITLPNQNKVWLQTNAAGKTYAPFRLNLKDTKATWMSSLPHSWTNQVDARNDGKYDRWLDTKASGHTDYAHMPLTLGYYDREDIPFYYALADAFTVCDQHFCSSLTGTTPNRSYLWSGTIREDTNAPARVRNEELDYDHLASWPTFPERLEDNGISWRVYQNEINLSSGLTGDEDSWLANFSDNPLEWFSQYNVKAAASYRQFRADQLQKLPGEIKALEEKINTLPETTPEGKSTRRALRQKKEQLAYLTKEASQPTKTVDQLSPREQALHRNAFATNSGDPAYRQLSTFTYQDGTETRTTTLPKGDILHQFRTDVETGMLPTVSWAIAPENFSDHPSAPWYGAWYLSEMLDILTKNPEVWKKTIFILTYDENDGYFDHVPPFVAPHPDRPETGLTSKGIDTRNEHVTQEQEMARPVKDPKTSSRASAIGLGYRVPLVIASPWSRGGYVCSEVFDHTSVLQFLEGFLSHKRNKDIRETNISDWRRTVCGDLTSVFRPYNGESIAMPTFVAKDPFIKSVHKAKFKDVPSNFRALSEDEIQQVNQQKSPALLARQESGTRPANALPYELAADGKLSTDKKAFQLTLSARNKRFGKASAGSPFMVYDMNTHSVRDYAVSPGDALTDTWPVANGSTYHFRVYGPNGFFREFMGKPASSSIQIQCDDLLLTPKRVAGLTFTLTGPADSVVTIVDNAYQYGSQEKMLGTKSASLQFNLASTQGWYDFSIRVDGDTTFEQRYAGRVETGAASISDPVMGIVFTT
- a CDS encoding nucleotidyltransferase domain-containing protein, with protein sequence MINPAVESIIHEFKDALLVLYGDRLRDVVLYGSCARGDYNNESDIDLMVVLTDEQVDTYAEIRRIAELEATFLLQYGLAISPLPVSYANYLTSFGPVYQEVRKEDVFA
- a CDS encoding DUF5690 family protein, whose amino-acid sequence is MRFLRHPTVFVLFGAIAAFCTYACMYAFRKGITAVTFEGVAFAGISYKIWLITAQVLGYAASKRIGVKVVSEMSPGRRALNLLLFIGLSELALLGFALVPAPWNIVFLFLNGLPLGMVYGIMLGFLEGRRQTDALVAGLTASFIFASGFVKTVALTIRADWGVSEFWLPFVTGGLFVVPLLLSVYALTLLPPPTAEDQALRTERKPMNAGERKAFVRNFGPGLVLLLISYVVLSAFRDFRDNFGPEILKDAGVSNPGIFAKTETLVAVGVLVVMALLQRVTNNFRAFALLNGIMLLGGLLVGFSTWAYSIGLLTTGTWFLLTGLGLYMGYVPCNGLYFERLVASFRYVSTVGFIVTLADYYGYMGSVAVLLYKNFGHASISYLDFFVNGAYILAVLYSGLVITSFLYFRKRYQVEVDRLEVQSGQLPAPTLHE